One Thermodesulfobacteriota bacterium DNA window includes the following coding sequences:
- a CDS encoding 50S ribosomal protein L11 methyltransferase yields MLKLSQIRFRASGDTASLYSDFLLGLGSMGVAEDIMPDGTSEISAYFPMETDLESVMNGLREYSDMLGDGAKGAGIGSPEVEHIDRSSWEVWKTLLTKVRAGEKVVIIPPWEEHAPSEGETVIEINPSLAFGTGHHETTRLCIAFIEALVRTGNVKSMLDVGCGSAILSIAAYKLGIGNVTGFDTDPIAISESRKNARRNGVLGKIKFFCGYIESARGVYDLIVANVYLEPIYHMREAFKSRLAPGGTLVVSGIPVIRRDEAVDYLVKAGFRLYKEMREGDWVALAFRLD; encoded by the coding sequence TTGCTAAAACTGTCGCAGATAAGGTTCAGGGCATCCGGGGACACGGCTTCACTCTATTCGGACTTCCTCCTGGGCCTGGGCTCCATGGGAGTGGCCGAGGACATAATGCCCGACGGCACGAGCGAGATTTCTGCGTATTTCCCGATGGAGACCGACCTCGAATCGGTGATGAACGGCCTGAGAGAGTATTCGGACATGCTCGGCGACGGTGCGAAAGGGGCCGGGATAGGGTCTCCGGAAGTCGAGCACATAGACCGCTCGAGCTGGGAGGTCTGGAAGACCCTGCTCACGAAGGTAAGGGCAGGGGAGAAGGTCGTGATAATACCTCCCTGGGAGGAGCACGCGCCTTCGGAAGGCGAGACGGTGATCGAGATAAACCCGTCGCTCGCCTTCGGCACGGGGCACCACGAGACGACGCGGCTCTGCATCGCTTTCATCGAGGCCCTGGTCAGGACCGGAAACGTGAAGAGCATGCTCGACGTCGGGTGCGGGAGCGCAATTCTCTCCATAGCCGCCTACAAGCTCGGCATAGGGAACGTTACCGGCTTCGATACCGACCCCATTGCGATAAGCGAGTCGAGGAAGAACGCCCGGAGGAACGGGGTGCTCGGCAAGATAAAATTCTTCTGCGGCTATATCGAGAGCGCCCGCGGCGTTTACGACCTTATAGTCGCCAACGTATACCTCGAGCCTATATATCACATGAGAGAGGCATTCAAGTCCAGGCTCGCTCCCGGGGGCACGCTCGTCGTTTCAGGCATCCCGGTCATCAGAAGGGACGAGGCCGTTGACTACCTCGTAAAGGCCGGGTTCAGGCTGTATAAAGAGATGAGGGAGGGCGACTGGGTCGCACTCGCGTTCAGGCTCGATTGA
- the dksA gene encoding RNA polymerase-binding protein DksA: MDKQRLKHFREILIKRMADLLGIAEDTVTRMSEGNGTFPDPLDRALSESNSTIELRKRDRERKLIQKIRKAIQKTEDGTYGVCEICGEEITEDRLEVRPETTLCISCKEEQEQVERQFGM; this comes from the coding sequence ATGGACAAGCAAAGGCTCAAGCACTTCAGGGAAATCCTCATCAAAAGGATGGCCGACCTTCTAGGTATCGCGGAAGACACGGTTACGCGCATGAGCGAGGGCAACGGCACGTTCCCGGACCCGCTCGACAGGGCGCTCTCCGAATCCAACAGCACTATAGAGCTCAGGAAACGGGACAGGGAAAGAAAGCTCATACAAAAAATACGGAAAGCGATCCAGAAAACTGAAGACGGGACTTACGGAGTGTGCGAGATATGCGGGGAGGAGATCACGGAAGACAGGCTGGAGGTAAGGCCGGAGACTACCCTCTGCATAAGCTGCAAGGAAGAACAGGAACAGGTGGAAAGGCAGTTCGGCATGTAA
- a CDS encoding nuclear transport factor 2 family protein: MRVLLCLFLVLTSFAASCGNDEDRAIVEVLSMRTEAFETKDAALYMTLIAPDYRQEVKGKVIGPGEIKKNFEVNVKLFDKVSLKHSDRTIYRDGDRAEVFQRTVVSAEDSDGKSKMRIKEKILMAKKNGKWVIVRESDEDFFYGYVFGRSKD, translated from the coding sequence ATGAGAGTCCTCCTATGTCTCTTTCTCGTTCTTACGTCCTTCGCCGCCTCATGCGGGAACGATGAGGATAGGGCGATCGTAGAGGTCCTGTCCATGAGGACCGAGGCTTTCGAAACGAAGGACGCTGCCCTCTACATGACCCTGATCGCGCCTGACTACAGGCAGGAGGTCAAGGGCAAGGTCATAGGGCCCGGGGAGATCAAAAAGAACTTCGAGGTGAACGTAAAGCTCTTCGACAAGGTGAGCCTCAAGCATTCCGACAGGACTATATACAGGGACGGCGACAGGGCCGAGGTCTTTCAGAGGACTGTCGTCAGCGCCGAAGACTCGGACGGCAAAAGCAAGATGAGGATTAAAGAGAAGATACTGATGGCCAAAAAGAACGGCAAATGGGTTATAGTGCGGGAGTCGGACGAGGATTTCTTTTACGGCTACGTTTTTGGACGCAGTAAAGACTGA
- a CDS encoding outer membrane protein assembly factor BamD, whose protein sequence is MTKILAVFILAVSLLFVINCGSKKVPKDLTDEQLYDDAVKELTADKGGFPWIFRGRDWDMIFAYLKEIQLRYTYSPYAALAELRTGDAYFEKEEYEQAAIEYEEFLKRHPGHAEAPYATYRTALSYYKEMSSPDRDPLNTRLALQWFNTFIEKYPDSPLAPDARERALRCRDRLARREIYIGNFYSRRDNYRAAADRYKIVVNDYNDTQRYQEALYLLGRAYAKSDQFDLARQTLGRLVQEFPNEKYSGKATSLLNDIQGKTAPPPTPSPQEEKKAEPAEPKQG, encoded by the coding sequence ATGACGAAAATTCTCGCGGTATTCATTCTCGCCGTCTCCCTCCTCTTCGTAATAAATTGCGGCTCGAAAAAAGTTCCGAAAGACCTCACGGACGAGCAGCTCTACGACGACGCCGTGAAGGAGCTCACGGCCGATAAAGGCGGCTTCCCCTGGATATTCAGGGGCAGGGACTGGGATATGATCTTCGCGTACCTGAAAGAGATACAGCTCAGATACACTTACAGCCCCTACGCCGCGCTCGCCGAGCTTAGGACGGGTGACGCGTACTTCGAAAAGGAAGAATACGAGCAGGCCGCGATCGAGTACGAGGAGTTCCTGAAGCGGCACCCGGGCCATGCGGAGGCCCCATACGCCACATACAGGACCGCACTCTCGTATTATAAGGAAATGAGCAGCCCCGACAGGGACCCGCTCAATACACGGCTCGCGCTTCAATGGTTTAATACCTTCATCGAGAAATACCCGGACTCTCCGCTCGCGCCCGACGCGCGCGAGAGGGCTCTCCGCTGCAGGGACAGGCTCGCCCGGAGAGAGATATATATAGGCAACTTTTATTCACGGCGGGATAATTACAGGGCCGCGGCGGACAGGTACAAGATCGTCGTGAACGATTACAACGATACCCAGAGGTACCAGGAAGCGCTTTATCTCCTCGGAAGGGCGTACGCGAAATCGGACCAGTTCGACCTCGCGCGGCAGACCCTCGGACGCCTCGTCCAGGAATTCCCCAACGAAAAGTATTCCGGCAAGGCCACATCGCTCCTGAACGATATCCAGGGCAAGACCGCTCCTCCCCCTACTCCTTCTCCGCAGGAGGAAAAAAAGGCGGAGCCCGCAGAGCCTAAGCAGGGATGA
- a CDS encoding S8 family serine peptidase — MAMTRKLAAKLSIALILFLVTCSIAHFSYAGEDYVTDELIVKMKSGTDESAAASMLNRRGSVLRKSFSDLRMMLVQIAPGDTIEDVERSLESNPDVEYVEKNYIVYADLNPNDPRFGEQTYLNVIDAPPAWNTQTGNSNVVIAVLDTGVEGTHEDITGKLLPGCSVIGGFTESSCGSNVDDNNGHGTGVAGTAAAKTNNGLGAAGLCWNCPILPVKVLSDSGSGTLADTVEGILFARNYALNNPTKKVVINMSLGRDCQSSGVTQAEQDAIDAAWSAGVLVVASAGNSGNSNLQCPAAANHVIAVSATTNSDTLASFSSYGSFVDLAAPGVGIVNAIGTSDAAGSFYASWSGTSFSAPIVSGVAGLVWSAKGTLTNAEVDQILRDTAENIGSATFFGEGRVNADFAVDLASSGSPAPSPAPSPAPGPVPTPTPAPITGGTLSGFVPGTAGLKNSLTVTGAPRGATVRFYYSRYTGTTSITSGVCKGKTLSLRSPTLIGTATADSTGKATINANLSSTLGGRTIYIQSRVENSTSCKITNRVTQTIKKKSGSSSSRPIFW, encoded by the coding sequence ATGGCTATGACAAGGAAGCTGGCGGCGAAATTATCCATAGCCCTCATTCTCTTTCTCGTTACGTGCTCGATCGCTCATTTTTCTTATGCCGGGGAAGATTACGTCACGGACGAACTAATCGTAAAAATGAAGAGCGGCACCGATGAATCGGCCGCCGCTTCGATGTTGAACAGAAGGGGGTCGGTCTTAAGAAAATCGTTCTCGGACCTCCGCATGATGCTCGTTCAGATAGCGCCCGGGGATACGATCGAGGACGTGGAGAGGTCTCTCGAAAGCAATCCCGACGTGGAATACGTCGAAAAGAATTACATAGTGTACGCGGACCTGAACCCCAACGATCCGAGGTTCGGAGAGCAGACTTATCTGAACGTCATAGACGCCCCTCCGGCGTGGAACACTCAAACAGGCAATTCTAACGTTGTGATCGCAGTGCTCGACACGGGAGTCGAAGGGACTCACGAGGACATAACCGGCAAGCTGCTCCCGGGGTGCAGCGTCATAGGCGGCTTTACGGAAAGCAGCTGCGGCTCGAACGTCGACGATAATAACGGGCACGGGACCGGCGTCGCGGGCACAGCCGCGGCCAAGACCAACAACGGGCTCGGGGCTGCCGGATTATGCTGGAATTGTCCGATACTCCCGGTGAAGGTGCTGAGCGACAGCGGATCGGGGACGCTCGCCGACACCGTAGAGGGGATATTGTTCGCCCGCAACTACGCCTTGAATAATCCGACCAAGAAAGTAGTGATAAATATGAGCCTCGGCAGGGACTGTCAGTCTTCAGGCGTCACCCAGGCCGAGCAGGACGCCATCGACGCGGCATGGAGCGCGGGCGTGCTGGTCGTCGCGTCAGCCGGGAACTCCGGAAACAGCAACCTCCAGTGCCCGGCCGCGGCGAATCACGTGATAGCCGTGTCGGCTACGACTAACAGCGACACGCTCGCGAGCTTTTCGAGCTACGGGAGCTTCGTCGATCTGGCCGCTCCGGGCGTAGGGATAGTAAACGCGATCGGGACGTCCGACGCCGCCGGAAGTTTTTACGCGAGCTGGTCCGGGACTTCTTTCTCAGCGCCGATAGTAAGCGGCGTTGCGGGCCTGGTCTGGTCCGCCAAAGGCACACTCACGAACGCGGAAGTCGATCAGATACTGAGAGATACGGCCGAGAATATAGGGTCTGCGACATTCTTCGGCGAAGGGCGGGTAAACGCCGATTTTGCGGTGGACCTAGCTTCGTCGGGCAGTCCCGCACCCTCGCCCGCTCCGTCGCCCGCTCCGGGTCCGGTGCCTACTCCCACGCCTGCTCCGATCACGGGCGGCACCCTCTCGGGCTTTGTCCCCGGTACGGCAGGCTTAAAGAATTCGTTGACCGTAACCGGAGCGCCGAGGGGCGCCACAGTCAGATTCTATTATTCGAGGTATACGGGCACGACCTCGATCACGAGCGGGGTCTGCAAAGGGAAGACGCTTAGCCTGAGAAGCCCTACATTGATTGGCACGGCTACGGCGGATTCGACGGGGAAAGCTACGATCAACGCCAATCTGTCGAGCACGCTAGGCGGAAGGACCATATACATACAGTCGAGGGTCGAGAATTCGACTTCGTGCAAGATCACGAACAGGGTGACACAGACGATCAAGAAGAAATCGGGTTCGTCTTCGAGCCGCCCGATCTTTTGGTAG
- the ald gene encoding alanine dehydrogenase yields the protein MVVGIPKERKIQEYRVALTPQAVRVLVERGHRVLIEKDAGAGSGIPDSEYKKAGARIVKTEEELFKKAELIVKVKEPLPVEYPLIKEHHTLFCYLHLAADKKLVDALNKSGCRAIAFETVELPDGSLPLLVPMSKIAGRLSVQVGVHFLQKSKGGKGVLLSGAAGVRNGRVTVIGGGTVGLNAVLSALGLGAEVTVIDNKHPKLEFFYEHFEGRVKTLPSYPEVIAGELAKCDLAVGAVLVTGARAPRVITKNMIAGMEEGSVFVDVAIDQGGCSETSVPTTHDAPVYKTLGVTHYCVTNMPALVSRTSTYSLSNTILPYVAELAAGRIGQNEALLKGINIEDGRLKIDIS from the coding sequence ATGGTCGTAGGCATCCCTAAAGAGAGGAAAATTCAGGAATACAGGGTGGCTTTGACACCCCAGGCGGTGCGTGTTCTGGTCGAGCGCGGGCACAGGGTCCTCATTGAGAAAGACGCGGGTGCGGGGAGCGGGATTCCCGATTCGGAATATAAGAAAGCGGGAGCCCGGATCGTAAAAACCGAAGAAGAGCTCTTCAAGAAAGCGGAGCTCATCGTCAAGGTAAAAGAGCCTCTTCCTGTCGAATACCCTTTAATAAAAGAACATCACACGCTCTTTTGCTATCTCCACTTAGCTGCCGACAAGAAATTAGTCGATGCCCTCAATAAGAGCGGCTGCAGGGCGATTGCCTTCGAGACGGTCGAGCTTCCGGACGGGTCGCTCCCTCTCCTCGTGCCGATGAGCAAGATAGCTGGCAGGCTCTCCGTTCAGGTTGGCGTCCACTTCCTCCAGAAATCGAAGGGAGGGAAGGGTGTGCTCCTCTCGGGCGCGGCAGGGGTGAGGAACGGGCGGGTAACGGTCATAGGCGGCGGCACTGTGGGTCTTAACGCTGTCCTCTCCGCCTTGGGACTCGGCGCGGAAGTGACGGTGATCGACAACAAGCACCCGAAGCTCGAATTCTTCTACGAGCATTTCGAGGGGAGGGTGAAGACTCTGCCTTCCTATCCCGAAGTGATCGCGGGAGAGTTAGCTAAATGCGACCTCGCCGTAGGCGCGGTGCTGGTGACGGGCGCGAGGGCCCCGAGGGTCATAACGAAGAATATGATCGCGGGCATGGAAGAGGGGAGCGTATTCGTCGACGTTGCCATAGACCAGGGCGGGTGCTCCGAGACGAGCGTGCCGACGACCCACGACGCCCCCGTGTACAAGACGCTCGGCGTGACCCATTACTGCGTTACGAACATGCCGGCGCTCGTCTCCAGGACTTCGACATATTCGCTCTCGAATACTATTCTCCCCTATGTCGCTGAGCTTGCCGCAGGCAGGATCGGGCAAAACGAAGCCCTTTTAAAGGGAATAAATATCGAGGACGGCCGGTTGAAAATTGATATTTCATGA
- the moeB gene encoding molybdopterin-synthase adenylyltransferase MoeB, whose translation MGLTNEQIRRYSRHLIMPEVGLEGQEKLVNARVLCVGAGGLGSPLALYLAAAGVGNLGILDFDVVDFSNLQRQIIHSEETLGVLKVESARDRLLELNSDIDVTTYNTMLTSENAMEIIKDYDIVIDGTDNFATRYLVNDACVLLGKPNVYGSIFRFEGQVSVFDAKRGPCYRCLYPEPPPPGLVPSCAEGGVLGVLPGIVGTLQAAEAIKLIIGKGEPLIGKLLFLDVMEMKIRELKLRKDPDCPICGEHPIIKELIDYQEFCGIGRGEEVPGFAESDSLEISVEDFHDLRTKNGKIVILDVREPHEFEICNFGDSKLIPLGELPERVNELDTADEIVTVCHVGGRSLQATRLLRNMGFKKVKNLKGGIDAWAAKYDPDMPRY comes from the coding sequence ATGGGTCTCACGAACGAGCAAATAAGACGTTACTCAAGACACCTCATCATGCCCGAAGTGGGCCTGGAGGGCCAGGAAAAGCTTGTGAATGCGCGCGTATTGTGCGTAGGCGCGGGAGGGTTAGGCTCACCGCTCGCCCTTTATCTCGCGGCCGCGGGCGTGGGGAACCTGGGCATACTCGACTTCGACGTCGTCGATTTCAGCAACCTCCAGAGGCAGATCATTCACAGCGAGGAAACCCTCGGCGTGCTGAAAGTGGAATCGGCCAGGGACAGGCTGCTCGAGCTCAACTCCGACATCGACGTCACGACCTACAACACCATGCTCACGTCCGAGAACGCGATGGAAATAATAAAGGACTACGACATAGTTATAGACGGCACCGACAACTTCGCGACGAGATACCTAGTGAACGACGCGTGCGTGCTCCTGGGCAAGCCCAACGTCTACGGGAGCATATTCCGCTTCGAGGGACAGGTCAGCGTGTTCGACGCCAAGAGAGGCCCCTGCTACAGGTGCCTTTACCCGGAGCCTCCGCCGCCGGGGCTAGTGCCCAGCTGCGCCGAGGGCGGGGTGCTCGGAGTGCTGCCGGGCATAGTCGGCACTCTACAAGCTGCCGAAGCCATTAAGCTCATAATAGGCAAGGGAGAGCCGCTTATAGGCAAGCTCCTCTTCCTCGACGTCATGGAGATGAAGATAAGGGAGCTCAAGCTCCGCAAGGACCCCGACTGCCCGATATGCGGCGAGCACCCCATAATAAAGGAGCTCATAGACTACCAGGAGTTCTGCGGCATAGGGCGCGGCGAGGAGGTTCCCGGTTTCGCCGAATCAGACAGCCTGGAGATATCCGTAGAAGATTTCCACGATCTGCGCACGAAGAACGGGAAGATCGTCATCCTCGACGTAAGGGAGCCGCACGAATTCGAGATATGCAATTTCGGGGACTCGAAGCTGATCCCGTTAGGAGAGCTCCCTGAGAGGGTGAACGAGCTCGACACGGCGGATGAGATCGTTACGGTCTGCCATGTCGGGGGAAGGAGCCTCCAGGCGACGAGGCTTTTGAGAAACATGGGCTTCAAGAAGGTAAAGAACCTGAAAGGCGGCATAGATGCCTGGGCCGCGAAATACGACCCCGACATGCCGAGGTATTAG
- a CDS encoding HTTM domain-containing protein, with product MTFFSLGTPEGQALCVNFYIATTLMLFGIWTRLSTLWTAAVVLTMYYYAGWVRGVEPWTHHHTYLLAFATFLCALTPCGRSYSVDRYLSVRKAKKNGSAPPRESGNLWALRLISLQVALIYFWTAFDKTNWQFLSGDRIEYIFMWLYTGSDYPDLAGFHTLMIIISWATVLLEYALIGLLFKRIRKWLVLPGLLFHGLIYILLPVGTFSLTMWALYLSFFDPDKVHVVIDELSGSRTPAS from the coding sequence ATGACTTTTTTCTCGCTGGGAACCCCGGAAGGTCAGGCTTTATGCGTAAACTTCTACATAGCCACGACACTCATGCTCTTCGGAATATGGACGAGGTTAAGCACTCTCTGGACCGCCGCCGTAGTTCTGACCATGTATTACTATGCAGGGTGGGTGAGAGGCGTAGAGCCCTGGACCCACCACCACACTTATCTTCTCGCCTTCGCCACGTTCTTATGCGCGTTAACGCCCTGCGGCAGATCATATTCCGTCGACCGCTATCTGAGCGTACGAAAGGCAAAGAAAAACGGGAGCGCGCCGCCCAGAGAGTCGGGAAACCTGTGGGCGCTAAGATTAATATCTCTCCAGGTCGCATTGATCTATTTCTGGACGGCTTTTGATAAGACAAACTGGCAGTTTCTCAGCGGAGACCGCATTGAGTATATATTCATGTGGTTATACACAGGGTCGGACTACCCGGATCTCGCGGGATTTCACACATTAATGATAATAATCTCCTGGGCCACCGTTCTTCTCGAGTACGCGCTCATAGGACTGCTGTTCAAGAGAATAAGAAAGTGGCTTGTGTTGCCGGGCTTATTATTTCACGGACTGATATACATACTGCTTCCGGTCGGTACGTTCAGTCTGACCATGTGGGCGCTTTATTTGTCCTTTTTTGATCCAGACAAGGTTCATGTTGTAATCGACGAGCTGAGCGGAAGCAGGACCCCGGCGAGCTGA
- a CDS encoding SGNH/GDSL hydrolase family protein has translation MRKIKAGQILLLVLSTILILVIAEIGLRLIERLGYFSYTFKMLNSAYTPFDVKTGEGLYYSHPYISYEMKPGYSIPGEVTINSLGYRGEEFDAVKSPGVYRIVALGGSTTYGIGLADDETYPYYLQKELRERLGTDKIEVINAGLVSATTAESLSRFLHKILPLDPDMVIFYEGYNDLPPRMFDGFSDDYYHFRKNPQNHFSLLSNSLLYRLAASGFRATLHYPNTTLLSEIWKFENLPAEDDKKIDNFNSTSSAVYERNLDYIIALARAKDITVVLSTFVFDEDAPNWNDYMPDVLWGKGIGQNNDVIKKLARKYDLPLIDLYSYGLGNKHIFLDSVHLTAGGNEEMAAVFAETIAPVIEKETENNTLRR, from the coding sequence ATGAGAAAAATCAAAGCAGGGCAAATCCTGTTGCTCGTTCTTTCAACAATACTTATATTGGTCATCGCCGAAATCGGTTTGCGCTTGATAGAGCGTCTGGGCTATTTCTCCTATACGTTCAAAATGCTCAACAGCGCGTATACGCCTTTCGACGTAAAGACCGGAGAGGGCCTCTACTATTCCCATCCCTATATCAGCTACGAGATGAAACCCGGGTACAGCATACCGGGAGAAGTAACGATAAATTCGCTCGGTTACAGGGGGGAGGAATTCGATGCCGTCAAGTCGCCGGGCGTTTACAGGATCGTCGCCCTCGGAGGCTCGACGACTTACGGAATAGGCCTCGCGGACGACGAGACTTATCCTTATTATCTTCAGAAAGAACTGAGGGAGCGCCTGGGCACCGATAAAATCGAGGTTATAAATGCCGGTCTTGTCAGCGCGACCACCGCAGAGAGCCTCTCGCGGTTTCTCCATAAGATACTCCCGCTCGACCCCGACATGGTGATCTTCTACGAAGGCTACAACGACCTTCCGCCGAGGATGTTCGACGGCTTCTCGGACGATTATTATCACTTCAGGAAAAACCCGCAGAATCACTTTTCATTGCTTTCAAATTCACTGCTGTACCGGCTTGCCGCATCGGGGTTCAGGGCGACACTGCATTACCCGAATACTACGCTCCTCTCGGAGATATGGAAATTCGAAAACCTGCCCGCGGAAGACGACAAAAAAATCGACAATTTCAACTCCACGTCGAGCGCCGTGTACGAAAGGAACCTGGATTACATCATCGCGCTCGCAAGAGCGAAGGATATCACAGTCGTATTATCGACGTTCGTATTCGACGAGGACGCTCCCAACTGGAACGACTACATGCCCGACGTGCTGTGGGGGAAGGGAATCGGGCAGAATAACGACGTGATAAAAAAGCTTGCCCGGAAATACGACCTGCCTCTTATCGACCTTTATTCGTACGGGCTCGGGAACAAGCATATATTCCTCGACTCCGTCCATCTGACGGCGGGAGGGAACGAAGAGATGGCGGCCGTGTTCGCCGAGACGATCGCTCCTGTCATAGAGAAAGAAACGGAGAATAATACTCTCAGGCGGTAA
- a CDS encoding ATP-grasp fold amidoligase family protein, with protein MKTSREIVQALYNQKLPRDPRTFTEKLRWKMKYDRRPILTLTADKFGVMDYLRQNGFGNLLKKLYFVTDKPGQIPFDDLPGRYIIKSSHSSGDIIIMDNGFDLVTKAPLVREDQIAKCSKFLRRRHWNELNEWAYRGIKPVILVEEFLSGEEGLPPVDFKFLCFDGKAEIVEVIEGRYGEYSDNYFDMDWNPLRFTWSDWPGERGCPPKDGIQKPPGFGEMVRVAEELSRPFDFVRVDLYNVSGRIYFGEFTHYPSGGIGEIEPRSFDDYIGSLWTLPDIKTVRDNSFSSFIKEAYYNLRHNYKLVRYK; from the coding sequence ATGAAAACCAGCCGGGAAATAGTTCAGGCGTTATATAACCAAAAGCTGCCTCGGGATCCGCGTACATTTACCGAGAAGCTGAGATGGAAGATGAAATATGACCGCAGACCGATCCTCACATTGACTGCGGACAAATTCGGAGTGATGGATTACCTCAGGCAAAACGGGTTTGGAAATCTCTTAAAGAAGCTGTATTTCGTAACCGATAAACCCGGCCAAATACCTTTTGACGATCTTCCCGGCCGCTACATCATAAAGTCCAGTCATTCGTCGGGCGACATAATAATAATGGACAACGGCTTCGATTTGGTAACCAAGGCTCCTCTCGTGAGGGAGGATCAGATAGCGAAATGCAGCAAGTTCTTACGCCGCCGGCACTGGAACGAGCTCAACGAATGGGCGTACAGGGGAATAAAACCCGTAATACTGGTCGAGGAGTTTCTTTCCGGCGAAGAGGGATTGCCCCCGGTTGACTTCAAGTTCCTCTGCTTTGACGGCAAAGCCGAAATTGTCGAAGTGATAGAGGGCAGGTACGGGGAGTACTCGGACAACTATTTCGATATGGACTGGAACCCCTTGCGCTTCACCTGGTCTGACTGGCCGGGGGAGAGGGGATGTCCTCCGAAGGACGGCATACAGAAGCCGCCCGGCTTCGGGGAGATGGTACGCGTCGCGGAAGAGCTCAGCAGGCCGTTCGATTTCGTGCGCGTGGATTTGTACAATGTTTCCGGGAGAATCTATTTCGGGGAGTTTACGCATTACCCGTCAGGGGGCATCGGCGAGATCGAGCCACGATCGTTCGATGACTACATCGGAAGCTTGTGGACTCTCCCGGATATCAAGACCGTGAGGGACAATTCGTTTTCGAGCTTTATCAAAGAGGCGTATTACAATCTCCGTCACAATTACAAGCTGGTCAGATATAAATAA
- a CDS encoding sulfotransferase produces MLLRLLRRCLVRRFSSTYYDIGPAGAAIFLAGMGRSGTTWVMDVMNYRKSYRTVFEPFIASKVSEAFCFKIHHYIRPDTADPVLEKQARLILSGKIKNPWVDSGYNRKVLYRKRIIKDIRCNLMLGWLKNLLPDMPIILLVRHPLAIAHSWENLKMLDEDPMSNDRTDFELIISQKALLNDFPVVRQAAKEIDKSSIMETIIFIWCVLYYVPFNQLRPGDAYMITYEELMINPEPTFEGLFNYLGDKFNWDDIKPLLGISSVTNFLKRDFLEKDDVLFGWKSRYGGEELRRADSILRHFGLENVYDPDGLPSNHMQSFSDS; encoded by the coding sequence GTGTTATTACGACTCCTGAGACGCTGTCTTGTCAGAAGATTCTCCTCGACCTATTATGATATCGGACCTGCAGGCGCGGCAATATTTTTAGCCGGCATGGGAAGGAGCGGAACCACGTGGGTTATGGATGTCATGAATTACAGGAAGAGCTACCGAACGGTTTTCGAGCCCTTCATCGCATCCAAGGTATCAGAGGCTTTCTGCTTTAAAATCCACCATTATATCAGACCCGACACAGCGGATCCCGTATTGGAGAAACAAGCGAGGCTCATACTCTCGGGGAAAATTAAGAACCCCTGGGTTGACAGCGGTTATAATAGAAAAGTTCTTTACCGTAAACGAATTATTAAAGATATACGTTGCAATTTAATGCTGGGATGGCTGAAGAATCTCTTACCCGATATGCCCATAATATTGCTGGTCAGGCATCCGCTGGCGATAGCGCACTCATGGGAAAACCTGAAAATGCTCGACGAAGACCCCATGTCGAACGACAGAACGGACTTTGAACTCATCATTTCGCAGAAAGCGCTGCTCAATGATTTTCCGGTTGTAAGACAAGCGGCAAAAGAAATCGACAAATCCTCAATAATGGAAACTATCATTTTCATATGGTGCGTTTTGTATTACGTACCCTTCAACCAATTGAGACCCGGTGATGCATATATGATTACGTACGAGGAACTCATGATAAATCCGGAGCCGACATTCGAAGGTCTGTTCAATTATCTGGGCGATAAATTCAACTGGGATGATATCAAGCCATTGCTCGGCATATCATCCGTTACAAATTTTCTTAAACGAGATTTTCTGGAAAAAGATGACGTTCTCTTCGGCTGGAAATCGAGGTACGGCGGTGAAGAATTGAGACGCGCCGATTCGATACTCAGGCATTTCGGTCTCGAGAACGTGTACGACCCCGACGGTCTTCCGTCAAATCATATGCAGTCATTTTCGGACTCTTGA